From Desulfuromonas soudanensis, the proteins below share one genomic window:
- the hemH gene encoding ferrochelatase: MPEPIPIGLVLLNMGGPDSLEAVEPFLYNLFSDRQLIQLPLGSVLQRPFARILSHFRARKVRENYRAIGGKSPQLRWTTLQAEGIAAALGSPFRPYVAMRYWAPRAEETLERMRADGVSRAVVLSMYPHYTGATTGSSIDDFRRTAARVHPELQFSVIEQWFDWPGYLDALAGRIRAALEEYHELMRDEVQILFSAHALPQRFIDRGDPYLEQVLATVKGTMQRLGERPWRLGFQSRSGPVAWMEPDTLTVLDGLADEGYQAVLMVPISFVSDHIETLHEIDIEYSEHARKQGIRRFSRTPSLNDHPDFIAAMADLVKFHLEGTDAPL, translated from the coding sequence ATGCCTGAACCGATACCGATAGGCCTAGTCCTCCTCAATATGGGGGGCCCCGATTCCCTCGAGGCCGTCGAGCCCTTTCTCTACAACCTCTTCTCCGACCGTCAACTGATCCAGCTCCCCCTGGGGAGCGTTCTCCAGCGCCCCTTCGCCAGGATTCTCAGCCATTTCCGGGCCCGGAAAGTGAGGGAGAACTACCGCGCCATCGGCGGCAAATCGCCGCAGCTGCGCTGGACGACCCTCCAGGCCGAGGGGATTGCCGCCGCTCTCGGTTCGCCCTTCAGGCCCTATGTCGCCATGCGCTACTGGGCGCCGCGGGCCGAAGAAACCCTGGAGCGGATGCGGGCCGACGGCGTGTCGCGGGCGGTCGTCCTCTCCATGTACCCGCACTACACGGGCGCGACCACCGGCAGCAGCATCGACGACTTTCGCCGCACCGCCGCCCGGGTCCACCCCGAGCTGCAGTTTTCCGTCATCGAGCAGTGGTTCGACTGGCCGGGCTATCTCGATGCCCTGGCCGGCCGCATCCGCGCCGCCCTCGAAGAGTACCACGAGCTGATGCGCGACGAGGTGCAGATCCTCTTTTCCGCCCACGCCCTGCCGCAGCGCTTCATCGACCGCGGCGATCCCTACCTCGAACAGGTCCTGGCGACGGTCAAGGGGACGATGCAGCGCCTCGGCGAGCGCCCCTGGCGCCTCGGTTTTCAAAGCCGCAGCGGTCCGGTTGCCTGGATGGAGCCGGACACCCTGACCGTCCTCGACGGGCTGGCCGACGAAGGGTACCAGGCGGTGCTCATGGTGCCGATCTCCTTCGTCTCCGACCATATCGAGACCCTCCACGAGATCGATATCGAGTACAGCGAGCACGCCCGAAAGCAAGGGATCCGCCGCTTTAGCCGAACCCCGTCCCTCAACGACCACCCCGATTTCATTGCCGCCATGGCGGATCTGGTTAAATTCCACCTGGAGGGGACAGATGCGCCCCTGTAG
- the hemE gene encoding uroporphyrinogen decarboxylase encodes MSKEYPFIKACWGQPTDYVPVWLMRQAGRYLQQYKDVRAQGGGTFLDLCKDPARAAEVTIQPIDLLNVDAAILFSDILTPIEPMGMALDFVPGPVFEKPIRTAADVDALIVPDDMAQAVPYVPEILKRLRVAFEGRVPLIGFGGAPFTLACYMVEGHGSKDFAALKQMMYADFPLYDALMKKITEMDRRYLNMQIEAGAQAIQIFDTWGGLLAPHDFERYILPYVKELINGLNRDGIPVIYFVKNGGTMLELVKEAGADVVGLDWHVNLGKARDILGPEVAVQGNLDPTVLYAPKPYIEKEVQRILDENAGRPGFIFNLGHGILPTVPPENAIHMVECVHRLSRK; translated from the coding sequence ATGTCCAAAGAATACCCCTTCATCAAGGCCTGTTGGGGCCAGCCGACCGATTACGTCCCCGTCTGGCTGATGCGTCAGGCCGGCCGTTACCTGCAGCAGTACAAGGATGTTCGCGCCCAGGGGGGCGGCACCTTTCTCGACCTGTGCAAGGATCCGGCCCGGGCCGCTGAGGTGACCATCCAGCCGATCGACCTCCTCAATGTCGACGCGGCAATCCTCTTCTCCGACATCCTCACACCCATCGAGCCGATGGGGATGGCTCTCGACTTCGTCCCCGGTCCGGTCTTCGAAAAACCGATCCGCACCGCCGCCGATGTCGATGCCCTCATCGTCCCCGACGATATGGCCCAGGCGGTTCCCTACGTTCCGGAAATCCTCAAACGACTGCGCGTCGCCTTCGAGGGACGCGTCCCCCTCATCGGCTTCGGCGGAGCACCCTTCACCCTCGCCTGCTACATGGTCGAAGGGCACGGCAGCAAGGACTTTGCCGCCCTCAAGCAGATGATGTACGCCGACTTCCCCCTCTACGACGCGCTGATGAAGAAGATCACCGAGATGGACCGGCGTTACCTGAACATGCAGATCGAGGCCGGCGCCCAGGCGATCCAGATCTTCGACACCTGGGGCGGGCTCCTGGCCCCCCACGACTTCGAGCGCTATATCCTCCCCTACGTCAAGGAGCTGATCAACGGCCTCAACCGCGACGGCATCCCGGTGATCTATTTCGTCAAGAACGGCGGCACCATGCTCGAGCTGGTCAAGGAAGCGGGCGCCGACGTCGTCGGGCTCGACTGGCATGTCAATCTCGGCAAGGCCCGGGACATCCTCGGCCCGGAGGTGGCGGTGCAGGGGAACCTCGACCCGACCGTTCTCTATGCGCCGAAGCCCTACATCGAAAAAGAGGTCCAGCGCATTCTCGACGAAAACGCCGGGCGTCCCGGTTTCATCTTCAACCTCGGCCACGGCATCCTGCCGACGGTGCCGCCGGAAAACGCCATTCATATGGTCGAGTGCGTGCACCGACTCAGCCGGAAATAG